The stretch of DNA GGCCTGATCTCCGACCGGATTGGACGGGAAATTACTATAACCATCGGTGCGGTGATTGGCATTTCTGGAATTGTCGTATTGGCTCTCATTCAAGATGCCTCCCATCCCTGGATGCTCTATTACTATGCCATAACCCTTGGCGCGGCCAACGGGCTCAGCGCCCCCACCATTGCCGCTTCGGTCACGGACATTTTCCAGGGGCCCAAGGTGGGATTTACCATCGGAGCAATCTGGGTTGGATTCGCTTTGGGGGGCGCCATAGGTGCCTGGCTGGGAGGATGGCTTTTCGAACTCATCGGGAATTACCTGCTCGCTTTCTTGGCAGCTATTGTTTCGTTCGCCGTGGCCTGTGTGGCCATCTGGCTGGCTGCCCCACGGAAAGTCCGGGCGCGCCCCCGGTCTTAACAAAAACATCCCTCCTGAACTTCAAAAGCCTCCCTGAAAGGGCCCGGAAGAGTTGATTCACCAAGCGGCTTTAACTGAGAAAAAGAAAGAAGGGCAAATTGAAAAGTGACTTAAATGTTTTTATCGAACCTGAGAGTGTCGCGGTGATCGGGGCCACGGAGAGGCCTGGATCGTGGGGATCCTTTATTATGGAAAACCTGCTGGCCTGGAAATATCCGGGGAAGATTTATCCCGTGAATCGCCGTTCCGCCAATGTGTACGGCCTCCAGGCCTTCCCGGACGTGAGGTCCATTCCTGACTCCGTTGAACTGGCGGTGTTTACCATCCCGGAAGATTCAGTGGAAGAAACGATCCATGACTGTGGAACAAAGGGGGTCAAAGGGATTACCATCATCACAGCCGGATTTGGGGAAGCGGTAGAGGGGGGAAGAGCTCGGGAGGAGGCCATGGCCCAAATGGCTCGAGCCTATGGGATGCGGATTCTCGGTCCCAATGTAAGCGGCACTTTTAACTTGCCTGCCAGATTCAACGCCTCCGCTTCCTCCGCCGAACATCTTTTCCCCACCCCCCTGGCGGCGGTCTGCCAGGGAGGGTATGCCATTTACGATCTTTTGGCTTGGGGATCTGCCCGCGGGATGGGCGTGGGCAAGTTCATCCACACCGGGAACGAGTGTGATCTGCAGGTGACTGACTTTTTAGATCACTTTAGCCGAGATCCCCAGGTGAAAGGAATTTTAATGTATCTCGAAACGCTGCGCGATGGGAGGCGTTTCATGGAGATTGCTCGCCGAGTACCCCGCGAAAAGCCCATCATCATCCACAAAGCGGGTCGCACAGAGGGGGGCACTCGCGCCGCCCATAGCCACACGGGAGCCATCGCCGGTTGGAAAGAGCTCTATCGCGGAGCCTTGGATCAGGTAAATGTCATTCTCTCCCCTACCATGGAACTTCTTCTCCCTTTGGGGCACGCCTTAATTGAGCGCCCCCCCATGAGGGGAAAACGGGTGGCCATTGTAACGATGGGAGGGTCGTGGGGCGTAGCTCTTGCGGATCGTCTCGAAGAAGAAGGGTTGATCGTTCCAGAGTTGAGCGCAACCACTCAAACAACTCTGAAGTCTTTGGGCATGCCGCTCCGGGCCTCTACGAGAAATCCCGTGGACATTGGGGCAGCAGGAGTTTCGGCGTTTTCAGTTCATTCCCTCCTTGCCATGGGTAGAGCGATCCTTTCTTCAGATGAAATAGATGCCCTCATTCTCCATGGGTTCGGCCGGCCGGGTTTTATCCGGGACGAAACCCCTCCGGGGAGGAAACTTTTCCTGGGTCTGGAAGAACAAATCATGCGCAGCTACAACGGACTCCAGCAGGAGATCGGCAAA from Deltaproteobacteria bacterium encodes:
- a CDS encoding MFS transporter, which translates into the protein GLISDRIGREITITIGAVIGISGIVVLALIQDASHPWMLYYYAITLGAANGLSAPTIAASVTDIFQGPKVGFTIGAIWVGFALGGAIGAWLGGWLFELIGNYLLAFLAAIVSFAVACVAIWLAAPRKVRARPRS
- a CDS encoding CoA-binding protein, translated to MKSDLNVFIEPESVAVIGATERPGSWGSFIMENLLAWKYPGKIYPVNRRSANVYGLQAFPDVRSIPDSVELAVFTIPEDSVEETIHDCGTKGVKGITIITAGFGEAVEGGRAREEAMAQMARAYGMRILGPNVSGTFNLPARFNASASSAEHLFPTPLAAVCQGGYAIYDLLAWGSARGMGVGKFIHTGNECDLQVTDFLDHFSRDPQVKGILMYLETLRDGRRFMEIARRVPREKPIIIHKAGRTEGGTRAAHSHTGAIAGWKELYRGALDQVNVILSPTMELLLPLGHALIERPPMRGKRVAIVTMGGSWGVALADRLEEEGLIVPELSATTQTTLKSLGMPLRASTRNPVDIGAAGVSAFSVHSLLAMGRAILSSDEIDALILHGFGRPGFIRDETPPGRKLFLGLEEQIMRSYNGLQQEIGKPVILGCCLSQWESQAIFDLQREGIRIHQRLDEIAQILFRMYEYWRKNFSASP